gtcatgtcatatctagctagtgtctcattttctcttgtatataaacagtcatgtcatagctagcaagtgtctcattttctctcttatagaatcagtcatgtcatatctagctagtgtttcattttctctcttatagaatcagtcatgtcatagctagcaagtgtctcattttctctctcatagaatcagtcatgtcatatctagctagtgtttcattttctctcttatagaatcagtcatgtcatagctagcaagtgtctcattttctctctcatagaatcagtcatgtcatagctagcaagtgtctcattttctctctcatagaatcagtcatgtcatatctagcaagtgtctcattttctctcatagaatcagtcatgtcatagctagcatctctctctctctcatacaGGTACAAAGACCAGTAATAGCCAACATGACTCACTCTCTCTGTTTTTAGTTGTGAAGAGTCACTTACTAATTAGCATATCACTATTTTTTTCAAGTTGTACATATATTGAGGGGAGTAACAGCTGACAAATGACTTGTTTTCTCTCATGTAGACACAATCGGGTAACAGCCAGCAAATGActattttctttcaatattcaaGGTCATGCAATAGCTGTTGCATGAGTATTTTTGTATAGATTCTATGTCACATAACAGTACTTGACTAAGATTTTCTTTTGCATAGAAACAAGAGTCAGGCAATAGGTAGCACATGGCTTGCATTTACAGTAGAAGATGAAGGGTCAAGTAACGGATAACacatgatttgtttttctttatatagatAGAAGCCAGTGATCACGGTGAACCAAAACGATCACAAACTGTTCGTGTTTTGATTGAAGCTGTCGCTGGGCCTAAAAAATCTCCCCATCCTCCGGTCATCAGGAATTCTGAATCATACAATGTAGTAACTGCAAGTGACCCAATACAGCAGATGGTGACATTAATTGAAGCAGATGATAAAGATAAAGACAGATTGTGGTTTGCAATTGTTGGTAAGTCTTCTACATGTAGTTTATGGGATAGCTTGAAATCGAGCATTTCCTTACGATGGTTAAGTTTCTTAATTTTGCGACAGTAtcaattaaaatgtgaaatatttaaaattcatgtaAACTAGCTTTGGTGAAATTAAgactaggcccagcatggccaattgtgttaaggcgtttgacttgtaatctgagggttgcgggttcaaatccctgtcgcaccaaacatacttgctctttcagccattggggacattataatgtgatggtcaatcccactattcattggtaaaagagtagcccacgagttggcagtggttggtgataactagctgccttccctctggtcttactctgctaaattaggaacggctagcacagatagccatcgagtagctttgtgtgaaataaaaaaaacaaacgaattaaGACTAAATAAATTCTGATACTGTGTACCTTCTTGTTTGGTGTATTATTACCTTCAAGGCAACTATATTTGATAGAATTACTGTTGTAAAAGGCATTTTTAGTTGTTTGTATAATAACTGTGCGATTTGTTGCTAGGTGGAAATGATGATGAAAAATTTATGATGAAGAATGACGCTGGTGCAGTTCTTTTAGCAGAACCCGTGAATGGAGAAGAGCTCAGCCAGTATAACTTGAATATCAGTGTAACAGACGGAACACACACTGTGTACACGATGGttcgtgttttttattgtttgtttttttagaattttatggAAGTATTTAGTTATGAGAAAGTTCTTTTGATGAATGCAGATGAAACTGAAAGATGGTGTCTGTTTTTGTATCTTCTATTTTTCTAGTTCCATTTATTTATCATCAAAAATTTTCTAATGATATTTTAtgcagttttgtgtttgtttttaaacaaaatcaaatatgtTTGTAAAGATATGGTGCTattggtttaaatattttttattgacaGTTTAgactcataaaatattttaaaatctgagATGACAAATGGGCTTTACatcatttatattattgttttatttatgcaGGTTTTCATGAATGTATTGTAGAAGTGTAAATGGATACACagtgtatttcattgtattttaaacCTTAGTATATCTTATGTATTGTCCCCACataaagttctatattttataacaaatacaacTTAGATACAGTATCTCACTTTCGATCAAGTGTTTATCCATGATGTGGcaatttttctttttgtgtgtcATGTTTACAACTAGTCTAAATGTGATTTTGTTcctgaaaatgttaatttatttgcataattAGAAGAATTTCAGAGAgctagacttttttttttagacaGGTGGGGATATCttgcattatttttaattgaaactaCACTTTGTGAAGTTACAgctaaacaacattttaacaaatttgtAACATGAATCTATTTCATAGCTTGGGCACTAAAACATAAGCAAGTTTACTTAAAAATTGTATGTAGTCTTTGGTTAAGAGCCAGGcctagaaatataatttttgtctcATCAATTTTAGTGTTGTTTACTGAATGGTTTCGATTTTTACTTTTCAagtatctttattaaaatatcttagaaAAAACAGTAAGTAGGTTTATCATCATTACCTGAATGTCTActgcaaaataaaataaggttGCTTCAAGTTGTGACAACTGTTGATAATATcattttttctcagttttttgtgtcaatcataaaaatgatatagaaatgtttataaatgtctCACAGCGAAAGGTGGACGTGAAATATAGCAATGATCATAGACCAGTTTTTAAGCAGTCTAAATACACTGTAGCCATCAATGAGAGTTCCGAACAAGGAACGGAGATCCTGCATGTGTCTGCAGATGATCATGACAAAGCAGAAAAgttgttctactcaatttataaTAGGTAAGAAAAGCAGTAATTATGCAGAACGTAGGAGAACTTTACATGTGAAAACttcattatattttctgtattctcatttgaatatttgtagaaagtaatttttttttttttgccatttttcCACCGGCATAACTTAACTTTTAACATGATGGAGGTGGGGGTAGCTTATTCTTCTTATGTAGCATGGCTTTCCTCTTGTGAGGCCCAGCGTggataggtggttaaggcgctcaagtcgtaatccgagggtcgtgggttcgagtccccttcaccccaaacatgctcgccctttcagctgtgggggcattgtaatgatacggtcactcctactatttgttggtaaaagagtggcttaaagagttgttggtggttggtgatgactatctgccgtCCCTCTTGTCTTgtgctgcaaaattagggacggctagtgcagatagccctcatgtagctttgtgcgaaattcaaaccaaaccaaatcctcTTGTGTAGGTACTGCATAATTCTTAATGAAAGTGTGAACTTAAAAACTGACAAGCCGACAGGTACCAACATAATGAAATTTCAAATGATGTTTCTTTATCAGTCAGCAACAGACACCTGTTGGTTCAAAAAAAGTATTCATCTTAAAGGTACAGTACCTAATAGCTCATCCAGGTTAAAATAGACGTCTTGTATGGCTTTGCAAGTTGCTTGAGAGGTAAGAAAGTTTCCATGTTTCTTGTGATAAAACAATTTGATCATTCacttttttgatatttttgacTTTATGTTTATCCATACTACATGTGTAACATATGCAGCTTTAAGTGTAACAATGTTTTGACATGAAGCCTTTTGTTTCCCTTCTGTGTTGAATATCTTGTGTTTCTCAGTCAGGTTGACCAGCAGCCTAACACTGAGGGGGTTGTTACTCTATGTATACACCTTGTCATTGTGCTTCTGATTCTAATCTctgctaaatttattttaaaaataatctgtttgtatgtgtgtaaactaaaattataaacaaatagatattaaaaaaagtataatatttggagaatgtttttaataataatttcgtCAATCATGTTGCATTACAAGATTTTTGAAGAAGCTTGATTTTTAGTTCTAAATTGTGCAATTTTTGTGTCCATGTTTTTCAAACCtcaaaattatttatcataattcaGCTTTAAAAGCTTTAAGTTGTTCTTCTGAACTCTGAAGTATAGTTGTATAGTTGaaagaatttgatattttttaattttctagtcTTAATttgctttcttaaaacaaaagaagACAAAGACTCGAATTTTATGTTTATAGTCAAAGATGGAGTTTTAGtgctttttattttgtattattctttgaATGTTATAATGGCTAAAAATAACCATTGGATGGCaattataaaattcaaattcTCAAAATGATTATGTTCACAGTGCTAGTCCTTCAAGCCTTAAACACTTCCACATGGATCCAAAGAAAGGTACGTTGTCCATTGCTGAGCCCCTTGACCGTGAAATGAGTCGACACCATATTCTGACCGTTATGGTCAAGGATCGAGGCACTCCTGCTAAACGTAACTTTGCTCGTGTACACGTTGATGTGGAAGATCATAACGACCATGCACCTGAGTTTCTGTTCACTCAGTTCGAAGGTCAGGTTTATGAGACAGCTGGTATTGGCACCCCTGTTGTTCAAGTGTTTGCTGTTGATAGTGACAAGGGAAAAAATGCTGATATCAACTTTGCAATTGTTAAAGGTATTCCTATTTCCCGAGTTTTCCCATCttatagttttgaaaatttttaaggTTCTTAATGTTTTCCACTAGTGCCTACAAAAGATATCTGTGTTAAGTCAACAAAAGATATTACTTGTGGAGATACATTCAGCTGAatcgtttaatttttatatttaagtttcctagttattacaagtttttaaaatccTGTGGTCTTCTTTTcaccttttttttctctctctttctatttCTTTGTACAGGAAACGAAGGAAACAGTTTTGCGATCGACTCCAAGCTTGGTATTGTTTCAGTTGCCAAAGAACTCGACCAGGAACTTATGGGAGAGTATTATCTCACTATAAAAGCATCTGATGAAGGAGAAATTCCCAAAGAAAGTGCTGCAAGCGTTCACATTATTGTGACGATTCCTGATAATTCTGCACCAAAATTTGAAAAGGAAGTGTATGTCACAGAACTGTATGAAAATGATAAACCTGGAACTGTTGTCGTTACTGTAGCAGCCTCCAGCCGATCCATGTTGTATTATGAAATAGTATCTGGTAATAGCGATGCCAAGTTTGCTATTAATCCACATTCTGGCGAACTTCGCACAACTGTGGAACTGGACTACTGAAGAAACAAATCTGTATAATTTAACTGTCAATAAACAAATCTCGTTAGTATGAATGCTAGCACTGTGATAACTATACACATACTTGACAGAAATGACAATGCTCCAAAGTTTCTGAAGTCTATTTATTATGGTAAAATTAGTGAATCAGCAGAAATTGGAACCTTGGTGTTAACCAATGAAAGTGTTCCCCTGGTGGTCTCTGACAGATAAAGACTCTGGATTGAACTCTCATttggtttatgaaattattgAGAAATTACCTCGTACTTACTTCCAAATTGATTCATCCACAGGTTAGTAGCAGAATAAACAATTACCTCTGCTTAAGGTAAATATTGTGATACAGGAAGGAAGTTGACAAAAAATCCTAAGTTCTGGGTCATTTTCTACAACATTGTatagaaaaacatctttgttgaGTTTGAAGGATCataatattgaaaacatattatgaaaaaattagtttcttttatcaATTACACCCTGTGCTTATCTGTGGAGTTTTGAttcaagtttttttatatattattataaaggtTTTTTGTAACGACTACTCGGTGATTAAGTTTTCACTTTAACAGCTTGTTAAATTAAATTATGGTATATGATTATATGCTATTAAAAGAAAGAATATATAATAGGTTATTAAtagttctaaaatattatttaattgttttttagaCTTTAGATGTTAAAACCAAAGAAACTAATGTATGTTTCTTGAGGATCACATGTATATGGTTGTGATTGTTATAAAAGTGAGCAAGAAAAATTCGTGATAGAGAACTGTACAACTACAGATTTAATTAACTGTTCAGATAATTTTGGTCAGGGCTGTAAAATTATTGGATAACTGTAACTTATGAcctgtaaaacacacacacatgtgtacgaattaaaaatatttatatataaaagtttaacagTTAAATACATGTAATCTTCACtcagttttatttgtaataaatgctagaagttttgtgttttttgtaaaatattataactccTGTTGTTTTGTCACTCTATAGGTTCTATAAGTACAGTTCAAACATTGGATCacgaaaaaataacatattttcgaTTCACTGTCCAAGTTACAGATAAGGGTAAACCTCGTCTTATCGCTGAAAAAAACGCAGAAGTTTTTATTCTGGTGCTCGATGTTAACGATTCTCCTCCTCAGTTTGAAAAAAACTTGTACGAATGTACCTTGCATTTACCTACTTACAAAGGCGTCGCTGTAACCGTCGTCAAAGCTCAGGATCCTGATTCAGATGCACACACAGGAACAGGAATTAAATACGACATTGTATCTGGTAATCGTGGAGCCAAGTTTGTTATTAACGAGGTCACGGGTCAGATTTTCATAAGGGATCCAGAAAACTTGGAGAACCAGTACGATATGATTGTAGCAGCTAAAGATGGCGTATTTGAGGCTAGCACCAAAGTTCAAGTGagagtagaaaaaaaacaaaagatagtGGACTGAAGTTTTCCAAGAGTATCTATAGAGCTTCAATTATGGAAAACACAACTGACATATTAAAAGTTACTATTGTAACTGTTGTTGGAAGTGCCCTAAATGAGCATGTCACTTTCAGTATACTAAACCCTTCTGGTATGTTTAGGATTGGGAAAACATCAGGGTCAATCCAAACAACCGGCAAGCCTTTTGATCGTGAAACTGAAAACAGTTATACTCTAGTTGTAGAAGCAAGAAGTGCAGCTACTTCTGTGCCCGAGTAGCtcatgtccttgtagaaataactGTTCTTGACGTGAATGACAATGCCCCAATCTTTGTTAATCTTCCTTATTATTCAGTGGTACCTATTGAAGCCCAGCCTGGAGATTTGATTCGCAAGGTAAGGTACTCCAAGGTTTTagtaatacaatttaaatttctattaaagtattaaataaattaagctAACTCAGTACACagtaatgttctgtaactgtgtattttcatgtgtgtgtatacacaagTCCTTCATGCATTGTCATAAATTCTTGTAACTTGCTCATATTTTTACGTTAGAATTTCAGTTATGATCTGTTGACACAGAAGGGACTCATACAGATGTTTTTactaaatcaaaaacaaaacttaagtgaCACAAACcaattttgtgaatttttaaatttttgttcatttacatttgtaatttagGTATTTAACGTATTAGTAACTAATGCCACCAAAATGTTAGTTCTCCTCGGTCATCTGGGTGAAGAATTGTTCCTACATTTATTCTTCTGAGTATTGGTGGGTACATTATGGTCGTATAAACTTTACGTGTTGAAGTTAATATGGAAATTCCAATGGTAATAATGCCA
This genomic window from Tachypleus tridentatus isolate NWPU-2018 chromosome 10, ASM421037v1, whole genome shotgun sequence contains:
- the LOC143227968 gene encoding protocadherin Fat 1-like, giving the protein MKVFPWWSLTDKDSGLNSHLVYEIIEKLPRTYFQIDSSTGSISTVQTLDHEKITYFRFTVQVTDKGKPRLIAEKNAEVFILVLDVNDSPPQFEKNLYECTLHLPTYKGVAVTVVKAQDPDSDAHTGTGIKYDIVSGNRGAKFVINEVTGQIFIRDPENLENQYDMIVAAKDGVFEASTKVQVRVEKKQKIVD
- the LOC143227967 gene encoding protocadherin Fat 1-like; its protein translation is MVFLPQFQKPSSFTTDGVLTSVLTSPSSTTDGVLISITTSLSYTTDGVLTSVPQLLLPPPMVFLPQFQQPSSITDGVLSCVMTTFLARTNDVVVMALVLDCIIRTRAPLDYESTSSYWLSIYARDWGTVPLCGRIDVYIKVLNENDNTPLTNEPAYYPSVTENAEPGTFVVKLDAFDQDSSTAEGIRYEIVSGDPQGFFDIDRTTGLIKTTNRHLDRESQSEHVLEILVRDSGEPSLSSTTRVVVTVEDINDNDPQFTESLYRCPVLVSNKMAVGYLCRVVATDLDEGLNAMVEYKIQKTSVGSIFYVNPKTGIITTNKTLQTGSEYELFIEASDHGEPKRSQTVRVLIEAVAGPKKSPHPPVIRNSESYNVVTASDPIQQMVTLIEADDKDKDRLWFAIVGGNDDEKFMMKNDAGAVLLAEPVNGEELSQYNLNISVTDGTHTVYTMRKVDVKYSNDHRPVFKQSKYTVAINESSEQGTEILHVSADDHDKAEKLFYSIYNSASPSSLKHFHMDPKKGTLSIAEPLDREMSRHHILTVMVKDRGTPAKRNFARVHVDVEDHNDHAPEFLFTQFEGQVYETAGIGTPVVQVFAVDSDKGKNADINFAIVKGNEGNSFAIDSKLGIVSVAKELDQELMGEYYLTIKASDEGEIPKESAASVHIIVTIPDNSAPKFEKEVYVTELYENDKPGTVVVTVAASSRSMLYYEIVSGNSDAKFAINPHSGELRTTVELDY